A single Fusobacterium sp. JB019 DNA region contains:
- the glyQ gene encoding glycine--tRNA ligase subunit alpha: MTFQEIIRTLQDYWGSKGCVLGNPYDIETGAGTFNPNTFLMSLGPEPWKTAYVEPSRRPKDGRYGENPNRVYQHHQFQVIMKPSPENIQELYLESLRLLGIIPEEHDIRFVEDDWESPTLGAWGLGWEVWLDGMEITQFTYFQQVGGLELDIVPVEITYGLERIALYIQDKSNVYDLDWTEDVKYGDMRYQYEFENSKYSFELANLDSYFKWFDDYEAEAKKILEEGLVLPAYDFVLKCSHTFNVLDSRGAISTTERMAYILRVRDLAKKCAEIYVENRKKLGYPLLKKNK; this comes from the coding sequence ATGACATTTCAAGAGATAATAAGAACTCTTCAAGATTATTGGGGATCTAAGGGTTGTGTTTTAGGAAATCCTTATGATATAGAAACAGGAGCTGGAACATTTAATCCAAATACATTCTTAATGTCTTTAGGACCAGAACCTTGGAAGACTGCTTATGTAGAACCATCAAGAAGACCTAAAGATGGAAGATATGGAGAAAATCCAAATAGAGTTTATCAACATCATCAGTTTCAAGTTATAATGAAACCATCTCCAGAAAATATTCAAGAGCTTTATTTAGAAAGTTTAAGACTTTTAGGAATAATTCCTGAAGAACATGATATAAGATTTGTAGAAGATGACTGGGAATCACCAACTTTAGGAGCTTGGGGACTTGGTTGGGAAGTATGGCTAGATGGAATGGAAATTACTCAATTTACTTATTTCCAACAAGTTGGAGGATTAGAACTTGATATAGTTCCTGTAGAAATTACTTATGGACTAGAAAGAATAGCTTTATATATTCAAGATAAATCAAATGTTTATGATTTAGATTGGACAGAAGATGTAAAATATGGGGATATGAGATATCAGTATGAATTTGAAAATTCAAAATATTCTTTTGAATTAGCAAATTTAGATTCTTACTTTAAATGGTTCGATGATTATGAAGCTGAAGCAAAGAAAATATTAGAAGAAGGGCTAGTTTTACCAGCGTATGATTTTGTATTAAAATGTTCTCATACATTTAATGTTTTAGATTCAAGAGGGGCTATTTCAACAACAGAAAGAATGGCGTATATTTTAAGAGTTAGAGATTTAGCTAAAAAATGTGCAGAAATTTATGTGGAAAACAGAAAAAAATTAGGTTACCCTTTGTTGAAGAAAAATAAATAA
- the glyS gene encoding glycine--tRNA ligase subunit beta, giving the protein MRLLFEIGMEENPARFLINALNSLKSNLEKKLKAERIEYKKINTYGTPRRLVVEVEELAEKQEDLDVLNMGPAKRVAYDEAGEISRAGMGFAKSQGIDPKDLEIVETKKGEYIAVRKFSKGIETKKILPNLLKDLICELEFPKSMKWSDKSFRFARPIQWFLAICDEELVEFEIEGIKSSLESRGHRFFGDRFTVSSVEEYFTKIRENNVIIDIDERKSMIKDMIEENCTGEDEQVLIHQNLLNEVANLVEYPYPIIGTFNKEFLEVPQEVLIISMEVHQRYFPILDKNGKLLPKFVVVRNGIENSEKVKLGNEKVLSARLADARFFYQEDLKKPFENNIEKLKTVVYQKDLGTIYSKMERVSKIADLLIEKLGYEADKENIKRTIALCKADLVSNMINEKEFTELQGFMGADYALKNGEKETVAKGIEEHYFPRFKGDNLPTTKEGIIAGMCDRLDTLVGCLGVGVAVTGSKDPFALRRAALAIVNVILNSKLDISLKELVEKSIEVLDEAGVLKKDQKELEKEVLDFLKQRVINVFTDLGYRRDVILAVVKNSWNNVVDTEERIKVITEEMKDSKFKNIISIIKRVGNIVKSHKDKEVKEELFKEKVENELYNFVNGLAISLETKLANKDYRGYLEVVLSGEEIINEYFDSVMVNDKNEEIKMNRLSQLKKIDVIFKEMAELNLIEA; this is encoded by the coding sequence ATGAGACTACTTTTTGAAATAGGAATGGAAGAAAATCCAGCAAGATTTCTAATAAATGCATTAAATAGTTTAAAATCAAATTTAGAAAAAAAATTAAAAGCGGAAAGAATAGAATATAAGAAAATAAATACTTATGGAACACCTAGAAGATTGGTTGTGGAAGTTGAAGAATTGGCAGAAAAGCAAGAAGACTTAGATGTTCTAAATATGGGACCAGCTAAAAGAGTTGCTTATGATGAAGCTGGAGAAATTTCAAGAGCAGGAATGGGATTTGCAAAATCTCAAGGGATAGATCCAAAAGATTTAGAAATAGTAGAAACTAAAAAAGGAGAATATATTGCAGTAAGAAAATTCTCTAAAGGTATTGAAACAAAAAAAATATTACCAAATTTATTAAAAGATTTAATATGTGAATTAGAATTTCCAAAATCAATGAAATGGTCAGATAAGAGTTTCAGATTTGCAAGACCAATCCAATGGTTTTTAGCTATTTGTGATGAGGAATTAGTTGAATTTGAAATAGAAGGAATAAAAAGTTCTTTAGAATCAAGAGGTCACAGATTTTTTGGAGATAGATTTACAGTTTCAAGTGTTGAAGAATATTTCACTAAAATTAGAGAAAATAATGTAATTATTGATATTGATGAAAGAAAATCAATGATTAAAGATATGATAGAAGAAAATTGTACAGGTGAGGATGAACAAGTTTTAATTCATCAAAATTTATTAAATGAAGTAGCTAATTTAGTAGAATATCCTTATCCTATAATTGGAACATTTAATAAGGAATTTTTAGAAGTTCCTCAAGAAGTTTTAATTATTTCAATGGAAGTTCATCAAAGATATTTCCCGATTTTAGATAAAAATGGAAAATTATTACCTAAATTTGTAGTAGTAAGAAATGGTATTGAAAATTCAGAAAAAGTAAAACTAGGAAATGAAAAAGTTTTATCAGCAAGACTTGCTGATGCAAGATTTTTCTATCAAGAAGATTTAAAAAAACCATTTGAAAACAATATTGAAAAACTAAAAACAGTTGTTTATCAAAAAGATTTAGGAACTATTTATTCTAAAATGGAAAGAGTTTCTAAAATAGCTGATTTATTAATTGAAAAATTAGGATATGAAGCAGATAAAGAAAATATAAAAAGAACAATTGCTTTATGCAAAGCAGATCTTGTTTCTAATATGATAAATGAAAAAGAATTTACAGAACTTCAAGGATTTATGGGAGCTGATTATGCTCTTAAAAATGGAGAAAAAGAAACAGTTGCAAAGGGTATTGAAGAGCATTATTTCCCTAGATTTAAAGGAGATAATCTTCCTACAACCAAAGAAGGAATTATTGCAGGAATGTGTGATAGATTAGATACTTTAGTAGGATGCTTAGGGGTAGGAGTTGCAGTAACAGGTTCGAAAGATCCATTTGCTTTAAGAAGAGCAGCTTTAGCAATAGTTAATGTTATTTTAAACTCTAAATTAGATATATCTTTAAAAGAATTAGTAGAAAAATCTATTGAAGTTTTAGATGAAGCTGGAGTTTTAAAGAAAGATCAAAAAGAATTGGAAAAAGAAGTTTTAGATTTCTTAAAACAAAGAGTTATAAATGTTTTCACTGACTTAGGCTATAGAAGAGATGTTATATTAGCAGTTGTTAAAAACTCTTGGAATAATGTAGTTGATACAGAAGAAAGAATCAAAGTTATAACTGAAGAAATGAAAGATTCTAAATTTAAAAATATAATTTCTATAATAAAAAGAGTAGGAAATATTGTTAAATCTCATAAAGATAAAGAAGTTAAAGAAGAATTATTCAAAGAAAAAGTTGAAAATGAATTATATAACTTTGTAAATGGGTTGGCAATTTCTTTAGAAACTAAATTAGCGAATAAAGATTACAGAGGATATTTAGAAGTAGTTTTAAGTGGAGAAGAAATTATCAATGAATATTTTGATAGTGTAATGGTTAATGATAAAAATGAAGAAATAAAAATGAATAGATTGTCTCAACTAAAAAAAATAGACGTGATTTTTAAAGAAATGGCTGAACTTAATTTAATCGAAGCTTAG
- the lspA gene encoding signal peptidase II, whose translation MFIYMIGIVMLVLIDQLTKFLVDNSMFLGDTIEVISNFFHITYVQNRGIAFGVFQGKIDIISIATVVAIILLLWYFFRNFKTNKTIENISYLLIISGAIGNMIDRIFRGYVVDMIDFRGIWSFVFNMADVYINLGVALIILDMFLKKEHKSSK comes from the coding sequence ATGTTTATATATATGATTGGAATAGTTATGTTGGTCTTAATAGACCAACTAACTAAATTCCTAGTTGATAATAGTATGTTCCTAGGTGACACAATAGAAGTAATATCGAATTTTTTCCATATAACATATGTCCAAAATAGAGGGATAGCTTTTGGTGTGTTTCAAGGGAAGATAGATATAATCAGTATAGCTACTGTTGTAGCGATCATATTACTTTTGTGGTACTTTTTTAGGAATTTTAAAACAAATAAAACAATTGAGAATATATCTTATTTATTAATTATTAGTGGGGCTATTGGAAATATGATAGATCGAATTTTCAGAGGATATGTAGTTGATATGATTGATTTTCGTGGGATTTGGAGCTTTGTTTTTAATATGGCAGATGTTTATATTAATTTAGGAGTCGCTTTAATAATTTTAGATATGTTTTTAAAAAAAGAACACAAATCAAGTAAATAG